TCCTGTATTTACCTCACCGAAAAAAGTCTGTATAACTCCAGAATTTGGAAACAACAACTTACCCATCAAACCATTGTTGCCCGTTTTTTGGAAACGTCCATTTCAGACCCGGAAATATGGCTTCGACAGGGCTTTGTAGAAGTGGAGGCTGAAAATATCGGGAACTACGCATTTCCCAAAATTATCAACAACTATTTACAGCATCGCCCAATTTGAATGCGTTTTCATGCCTCAAAACAAACCCATCTGTTGGTTTTCGGGAAGTAGTTTAAACGATAGGCGATGATAAGGTGAGGGTCCATGAACCTGTATAGCTTTGCGGTGCTGAACAGTAGGATAACCCTTGTTATGATCCCATCCATACATTGGAAACTCCTCGTGAAGGCGCATCATATAATCATCGCGGCCGGTTTTGGCTAATATAGAAGCGGCAGCAATATGGGTATAAAGCGCATCACCTTTTACCACACATTGATGCGCAACTTTTGGGAATGGGGTAAACCGGTTACCGTCAATTGCTGCAAAACCGGGTGATGGGTTTAATTGCGCTAACGCCCGGTGCATGGCA
This is a stretch of genomic DNA from Sphingobacteriales bacterium. It encodes these proteins:
- a CDS encoding ribonuclease HII; its protein translation is MLPRIQNLLPEAGCDEAGRGCLAGAVFAAAVILPPGFKYDEVNDSKQLSHQKRVAARHIIEQEAIAWAIGIVLPDEIDRINILKASILAMHRALAQLNPSPGFAAIDGNRFTPFPKVAHQCVVKGDALYTHIAAASILAKTGRDDYMMRLHEEFPMYGWDHNKGYPTVQHRKAIQVHGPSPYHRLSFKLLPENQQMGLF